Proteins co-encoded in one Marmota flaviventris isolate mMarFla1 chromosome 9, mMarFla1.hap1, whole genome shotgun sequence genomic window:
- the LOC114099823 gene encoding olfactory receptor 5B12: protein MENSTEVTEFILVGLTDDPELQIPLFILFLLIYLSTLVGNLGMTVLILLDSHLHTPMYFFLSNLSLVDFGYSSAVTPKVMVGLLTGDKTMSYNACLTQFFFFVGFITTESFLLAAMAYDRYAAVCRPLRYTTTMTTAACTRLTVGSYICGFVNASIHTGNIFRLSFCRANVVDHFFCDAPPLLALSCSDSYISEMVIFFVVGFNVLFSVLVISVSYLFIFITILRMRSSEGRQKAFSTCGSHLTAVTIFYGSGIFMYLQPSSSHSMGTDKMASVFYTMVIPMLNPLVYSLRNKEVKSAFKKAVGKAKSSMGLII from the coding sequence ATGGAGAACAGTACAGAGGTGACTGAGTTCATCCTGGTGGGGCTAACAGATGACCCAGAACTGCAGATCCCACtcttcatcctcttcctccttaTCTACCTCAGCACCCTGGTTGGGAACCTGGGAATGACCGTGCTGATCCTGCTGGACTCCCATCTCCACActcccatgtactttttcctcagTAACCTGTCCCTGGTGGACTTTGGGTATTCTTCAGCTGTCACTCCCAAAGTCATGGTGGGTCTCCTCACAGGAGACAAAACCATGTCCTACAATGCTTGTCTCACCCAGTTCTTCTTCTTTGTTGGCTTTATCACTACAGAAAGCTTCCTGTTGGCCGCCATGGCTTATGACCGCTATGCAGCCGTGTGTAGACCCCTGCGCTACACCACCACCATGACCACAGCTGCCTGTACTCGTCTGACCGTGGGCTCCTACATCTGTGGTTTTGTGAATGCCTCCATCCACACTGGGAACATTTTCAGACTCTCTTTCTGCAGGGCCAATGTGGTTGATCACTTTTTCTGTGATGCACCTCCTCTCCTGGCTCTCTCATGCTCAGACAGCTATATCAGTGAGATGGTTATTTTCTTTGTGGTGGGTTTCAATGTCCTCTTCTCTGTCTTGGTCATCTCAGTCTCCTACCTGTTTATATTTATCACCATCCTGAGGATGCGCTCATCTGAAGGACGCCAGAAGGCCTTTTCCACATGTGGTTCCCACCTCACTGCAGTCACCATCTTCTACGGGTCAGGCATCTTCATGTACTTACAGCCCAGCTCCAGTCACTCCATGGGCACTGACAAAATGGCGTCTGTGTTCTACACCATGGTCATCCCTATGCTCAACCCACTggtctacagcctgaggaacaaagaGGTCAAGAGTGCCTTCAAGAAGGCTGTGGGCAAGGCAAAATCTTCTATGGGACTCATAATTTAG
- the LOC114100067 gene encoding olfactory receptor 5B12-like, giving the protein MENSTEVTEFILVGLTDDPELRIPLFILFLLIYLSTLVGNLGMTTLILLDSHLHTPMYFFLSNLSLVDFGYSSAVTPKVMVGLLTRDKTMSYNACLTQFFFFVGFIITESFLLAAMAYDRYVAVCRPLRYTTTMTTAACTRLTVGSYICGFVNASIHTGNIFRLSFCRANVVDHFFCDGPPLLALSCWDTYVSEMVIFFVVGFNDLFSILVISVSYLFIFITILRMRSSEGRQKAFSTCGSHLTAVTIFYGSGIFMYLQPSSSHSMGTDKMASVFYSIVIPMLNPLVYSLRNKEVKSAFKKAVGKAKSSLGFIF; this is encoded by the coding sequence ATGGAGAACAGTACAGAGGTGACTGAGTTCATCCTGGTGGGGCTAACAGATGACCCAGAACTGCGGATCCCACtcttcatcctcttcctccttaTCTACCTCAGCACCCTGGTTGGGAACCTGGGAATGACCACGCTGATCCTGCTGGACTCCCATCTCCACActcccatgtactttttcctcagTAATCTGTCCTTGGTGGACTTTGGGTATTCTTCAGCTGTCACTCCCAAGGTCATGGTGGGTCTCCTCACAAGAGACAAAACCATGTCCTACAATGCTTGTCTCACCCAGTTCTTCTTCTTTGTTGGCTTTATCATTACAGAAAGCTTCCTGTTGGCCGCCATGGCTTATGACCGCTATGTAGCTGTGTGTAGACCCCTGCGCTACACCACCACCATGACCACAGCTGCCTGTACTCGTCTGACTGTGGGCTCCTACATCTGTGGTTTTGTGAATGCCTCCATCCACACTGGGAACATTTTCAGACTCTCTTTCTGCAGGGCCAATGTGGTTGACCACTTTTTCTGTGACGGCCCTCCTCTCCTGGCTCTCTCATGCTGGGACACCTATGTCAGTGAGATGGTTATTTTCTTTGTGGTGGGTTTCAATGACCTCTTTTCGATCCTGGTCATCTCAGTCTCCTACCTGTTTATATTTATCACCATCCTGAGGATGCGCTCATCTGAAGGACGCCAGAAGGCCTTTTCCACATGTGGTTCCCACCTCACTGCAGTCACCATCTTCTACGGGTCAGGCATCTTCATGTACTTACAGCCCAGCTCCAGTCACTCCATGGGCACTGACAAAATGGCGTCTGTGTTCTACTCCATAGTCATCCCTATGCTCAACCCACTggtctacagcctgaggaacaaagaGGTCAAGAGTGCCTTCAAGAAGGCTGTGGGCAAGGCAAAATCCTCtctaggatttattttttaa